In one Armatimonadota bacterium genomic region, the following are encoded:
- a CDS encoding flotillin family protein, producing the protein MQEFSQIVFGAALGAGAFLAMLIAFAIAVRSFLKIAPPNEVLVITGGRGMQGQGYKVIFGGKGWAFPPFQQVQKMSLNTMEVPISVRNAYSSGGIAMNVEAIANIKITSDPKYVNNAIERFLDRDINEIRRVGKETLEGHLRGVVASLTPEQVNEDRLAFAEKLTQETEEDLVKLGLHLDTLKILHVSDEVGYLDATGRKAIANIVRAAEIAESDARRGASQSESENMGRAKVTQANVDTALVQLQNELRKIRAELDSTVKSEEERTTAAAREARAKAEQELQAIRAELEGIRLMADRVLPAEANKVAEEFRARGEAAIIRERGAAVSQALELMHEAWKEAGPNAMQISLIENLESILATACRGVQKVKIDGLSVIDSGDGSTLKNYIAAYPGMLDAVFDAVDKTVGINIPKTIAGDSAQGGKA; encoded by the coding sequence ATGCAAGAGTTCAGCCAAATCGTATTCGGGGCCGCGTTGGGGGCGGGGGCGTTCCTGGCCATGCTCATCGCCTTCGCGATCGCCGTGAGGTCGTTCCTCAAGATCGCCCCCCCCAATGAAGTCCTGGTGATCACCGGTGGCCGGGGGATGCAGGGCCAGGGCTACAAGGTCATTTTTGGTGGCAAAGGGTGGGCTTTCCCGCCATTCCAACAGGTTCAGAAAATGAGCCTGAACACGATGGAGGTTCCGATTTCGGTTCGCAACGCCTATTCCAGTGGGGGGATCGCCATGAATGTCGAGGCGATTGCCAACATCAAAATCACGAGCGACCCCAAGTACGTCAACAACGCGATCGAAAGGTTTTTGGATCGCGACATCAACGAAATCCGCCGTGTTGGCAAGGAAACGCTCGAAGGCCACCTCCGGGGCGTCGTTGCCAGCTTGACTCCAGAGCAGGTGAACGAAGACCGGTTGGCGTTTGCCGAAAAGCTCACCCAAGAGACCGAAGAAGACCTGGTCAAGCTCGGGCTCCACTTGGACACGTTGAAAATCCTACACGTCAGCGACGAAGTCGGCTATTTGGATGCCACGGGCCGCAAAGCCATTGCCAATATCGTCCGGGCTGCCGAAATCGCCGAATCCGATGCCCGGCGGGGCGCCTCCCAATCCGAGTCGGAGAACATGGGCCGGGCCAAAGTCACGCAGGCCAATGTCGACACCGCGCTGGTTCAACTCCAGAACGAGCTCCGGAAAATCCGGGCCGAGCTGGATTCCACCGTGAAATCAGAAGAAGAACGGACCACCGCCGCCGCCCGCGAAGCCCGCGCCAAAGCCGAACAGGAGCTCCAAGCAATCCGCGCCGAGTTGGAAGGGATCCGGCTGATGGCTGACCGCGTGTTGCCCGCCGAAGCCAACAAGGTGGCCGAGGAATTCCGGGCCCGCGGTGAGGCCGCTATCATCCGCGAGCGGGGGGCTGCCGTCAGCCAAGCCCTGGAACTCATGCATGAAGCCTGGAAAGAAGCCGGGCCAAATGCCATGCAAATCAGCTTGATCGAAAACCTCGAATCCATCCTGGCGACCGCTTGCCGGGGCGTGCAAAAAGTCAAGATCGACGGACTCAGCGTCATCGATTCCGGCGACGGTTCGACGCTCAAAAACTACATCGCCGCCTATCCGGGAATGTTGGATGCGGTGTTCGATGCGGTCGATAAGACGGTGGGGATCAACATCCCCAAAACCATTGCGGGAGACTCGGCTCAAGGGGGCAAGGCGTGA
- a CDS encoding TatD family hydrolase: MTDTHCHLNDPEAFPNPVAAAAEAMEAGVGRLVVVGVDSESSRLAVEIASVAEGVFATVGWHPTSADRYKPEDLQTIRDLASHPKCVAIGEIGYDFYWDNASRKQQDDCLADHLDLAAELGKPIVFHCRNAYPALLDALERRGAGPYLLHCFAGDKNDADRAVALGCLFGVDGPVTYKKADDLRAILRHIGLDKLVLETDAPWLSPVPFRGKPNHPKHLGHICQGVADALGCPASEVEKVTDANAARFFGI; the protein is encoded by the coding sequence GTGACCGATACCCATTGCCATTTGAATGACCCCGAGGCGTTCCCGAACCCTGTCGCCGCAGCCGCCGAAGCCATGGAAGCAGGGGTCGGCCGATTGGTCGTTGTCGGAGTTGATTCCGAATCCAGCCGGTTGGCGGTCGAGATCGCCAGTGTGGCCGAAGGAGTCTTTGCCACCGTCGGTTGGCACCCCACGTCGGCAGACCGGTACAAGCCCGAAGACTTGCAAACGATCCGCGATTTGGCCAGCCACCCCAAATGCGTTGCTATCGGCGAAATCGGTTACGACTTTTATTGGGACAATGCGTCCCGAAAACAGCAGGACGACTGCCTGGCCGACCACCTCGACCTGGCCGCCGAACTGGGCAAGCCGATCGTCTTCCACTGCCGCAACGCCTACCCGGCTCTCCTCGACGCCCTGGAGAGGCGCGGTGCGGGCCCTTACCTTTTGCATTGCTTTGCCGGGGACAAAAACGACGCTGACCGGGCCGTTGCGCTGGGATGCCTGTTCGGGGTCGATGGGCCGGTGACCTACAAAAAGGCTGACGACTTGCGGGCGATTTTGCGGCACATCGGCTTGGACAAGCTGGTATTGGAAACCGATGCACCCTGGCTTTCACCCGTGCCGTTCCGCGGCAAACCCAACCACCCGAAACATTTGGGGCACATCTGCCAAGGCGTCGCCGATGCGCTGGGATGCCCGGCCAGCGAAGTCGAAAAAGTCACCGATGCGAACGCCGCCCGGTTTTTTGGGATCTGA
- a CDS encoding VOC family protein — MRLGHVELFCKDCQRTRDFYVQQLEFEEAEVPGGDCIWLRSDGIEVLLRPGRQISRFARYDQSPAALVVYVRDLNEVSERLGQSGVEMSEPDGAPYGLTFRDPDGRWLQAVEGD; from the coding sequence ATGCGACTGGGGCACGTGGAACTCTTTTGTAAAGATTGTCAAAGAACCCGTGACTTTTATGTGCAACAGTTGGAGTTCGAAGAGGCCGAAGTGCCCGGTGGGGATTGCATCTGGTTGCGGTCGGATGGCATCGAGGTTTTGCTCCGGCCGGGCCGCCAAATCAGCCGTTTTGCCCGGTATGACCAATCTCCTGCCGCCCTTGTTGTTTATGTCCGGGATTTGAACGAGGTCTCGGAACGCCTTGGCCAATCTGGAGTTGAAATGAGCGAGCCCGATGGAGCCCCTTACGGATTGACCTTCCGTGATCCGGACGGCCGGTGGCTGCAGGCCGTGGAGGGGGACTGA
- a CDS encoding lactate/malate dehydrogenase family protein, which translates to MKVSIIGGGGRVGSDAAFALQLGGIVREIALNDVNADMAAGEALDLRHGSSLLNNQVITSGDYGVIDGSDCVVITAGLRRKPDESRLDLINRNVGLFNGILDSLKGCKLADGATILVVSNPVDILTHLTVESGIVPPSQVLGLGTVLDTARFRSLLADHFKVGASDVKALILGEHGDSMVPIWSSATINGVGLHSIPGFTSELGVEIFEATKKSGATVIAQKGGAGRAVGVSIKEVVEAIALDNRKLLPVSSAQTGKAGISGISLSLPTVVGRHGVVEVFEPAVNDSERELLAKSAEALKATFAQVQG; encoded by the coding sequence ATGAAGGTCAGCATCATCGGTGGCGGCGGGCGCGTCGGTTCAGACGCGGCGTTTGCCTTGCAACTCGGCGGGATCGTGAGAGAGATCGCCCTCAACGACGTCAACGCGGATATGGCGGCCGGCGAGGCCCTGGACCTCCGCCACGGTTCCAGCCTCTTGAATAACCAGGTCATCACCAGCGGCGATTACGGGGTGATCGATGGGAGCGACTGTGTCGTCATCACGGCCGGCCTGCGGCGCAAGCCCGACGAAAGCCGCTTGGACCTCATCAACCGCAACGTTGGGTTGTTCAACGGCATCTTGGACAGCCTGAAAGGGTGCAAACTCGCCGATGGGGCCACCATCCTTGTTGTCAGCAACCCGGTGGACATCCTCACTCATCTGACGGTTGAATCGGGGATCGTCCCGCCTTCCCAAGTCCTTGGGCTCGGGACGGTTTTGGATACCGCCCGCTTCCGGAGCCTGCTGGCCGACCATTTCAAAGTCGGCGCATCGGATGTCAAGGCCCTGATCTTGGGTGAGCATGGCGATTCGATGGTCCCCATTTGGAGCAGCGCCACCATCAACGGGGTCGGCCTGCATTCGATCCCTGGGTTCACCTCCGAATTGGGCGTTGAAATCTTCGAGGCCACCAAGAAATCGGGGGCGACCGTGATCGCCCAAAAGGGTGGCGCCGGCCGCGCCGTTGGGGTTTCGATCAAAGAAGTGGTCGAGGCCATCGCCCTGGATAACCGCAAGCTCCTTCCCGTCTCGTCGGCCCAGACCGGCAAGGCTGGGATTTCCGGGATTTCGCTCTCCCTGCCAACGGTCGTCGGCCGCCATGGCGTTGTCGAGGTTTTTGAACCGGCTGTCAACGATTCTGAACGGGAGCTGCTGGCCAAAAGCGCCGAAGCCCTCAAAGCGACATTCGCCCAAGTCCAGGGTTAA
- a CDS encoding type II secretion system protein — protein sequence MSPRRAFSLVELLVVIAIVSAMAAVLFPVFSQAKMQAFQISWIESARQISLGTALYTDDYDQRYFLPRHNPEPRADATNDRTWVQSLLPYANNFELFFCPVDDSAPKPVSVFDPDLTAGNPLARYYEKSMRANYGYNYAYFSPIFKQAGQWVVTPRSQSDVADPSRTMLFGDSAWQVRGGRPSGGGSYLVIPPCRFQREGGQLTDSFGLQSAPNTQVFGNGLAWQAKAAVWESDAGAIYPWFHGMVTVTHADGHVKPLPYSRMTNGCDVQPGWRGLIYDTGRYLWDLR from the coding sequence ATGTCGCCGCGCCGCGCCTTCTCCCTGGTTGAACTGTTGGTCGTCATCGCCATCGTTTCCGCGATGGCGGCGGTCTTGTTCCCCGTTTTTTCCCAGGCCAAGATGCAGGCGTTTCAAATTTCGTGGATCGAATCCGCGCGCCAAATTTCGCTTGGCACGGCGCTGTACACGGACGACTACGACCAGCGGTACTTTTTGCCCCGGCATAATCCAGAACCGAGGGCGGATGCCACAAACGACCGCACGTGGGTCCAGTCGCTGTTGCCATACGCCAACAACTTCGAATTGTTCTTTTGCCCGGTTGATGATTCGGCCCCCAAGCCGGTTTCCGTCTTTGATCCGGACCTGACGGCCGGCAACCCTCTTGCGCGCTACTACGAGAAGTCGATGCGCGCCAATTACGGCTACAACTACGCTTACTTCTCCCCGATTTTCAAACAGGCGGGCCAGTGGGTGGTGACTCCGCGTAGCCAGAGCGATGTGGCCGACCCCAGCCGGACGATGCTGTTCGGCGATTCGGCCTGGCAAGTCCGAGGCGGCCGTCCTTCGGGCGGCGGGAGTTATCTGGTGATCCCTCCCTGCCGGTTCCAACGGGAAGGTGGCCAGCTAACGGATTCGTTCGGGTTGCAGTCGGCCCCCAACACGCAGGTGTTCGGCAATGGGTTGGCGTGGCAGGCCAAAGCGGCCGTTTGGGAATCGGACGCGGGGGCGATCTACCCGTGGTTCCACGGCATGGTCACCGTGACCCATGCAGATGGCCACGTGAAGCCGCTACCCTATTCTCGGATGACCAACGGGTGCGATGTCCAACCAGGGTGGCGCGGCCTGATTTACGATACCGGCCGCTACCTGTGGGATCTCCGCTGA
- a CDS encoding GNAT family N-acetyltransferase: MEHHLLADLAPAGRENVVHTYISLAQGLPGTDVLPRDGYIRVTGSQPLSFCHFAGCFESDRDPRELAAELRQEARGPDGLWVFLLPGDQPDGLRAALLENGFSLRQCLCQFGRYGRGRLSDGLYEAHDADSRLRVSQFMAEQFFPFTPGESRMLVARSTATSLANLFYMGVGGSPQAAMMLSKSEKSVGLYNLCVEGQMRGQGLGTALVESAQALADKYGLPLTLQCHASLRKWYEGQGFRQTGTLNAFFCGPGRRSDIL; encoded by the coding sequence ATGGAGCACCATCTTCTAGCCGACCTGGCACCGGCGGGGCGGGAAAACGTGGTGCACACGTACATCTCGTTGGCGCAGGGGCTGCCAGGTACCGATGTCTTGCCCCGGGACGGCTACATCCGGGTGACGGGTTCACAACCCTTGTCGTTCTGCCATTTTGCCGGGTGTTTTGAATCGGACCGGGATCCGCGGGAGTTGGCTGCCGAGCTGAGGCAGGAGGCCCGTGGCCCAGATGGCCTTTGGGTGTTTTTGCTGCCGGGCGATCAACCGGATGGGCTGCGGGCCGCCCTCCTGGAGAACGGGTTCTCGCTCCGGCAATGCCTTTGCCAATTTGGCCGGTATGGCCGGGGCCGGCTCTCCGACGGTCTGTACGAGGCTCACGATGCGGATTCGCGCCTGCGGGTCAGCCAATTCATGGCGGAGCAGTTCTTCCCGTTCACGCCAGGAGAATCGCGGATGTTAGTTGCCCGGAGCACGGCGACATCGCTCGCCAACCTGTTCTATATGGGCGTTGGCGGTTCACCTCAGGCCGCCATGATGCTGAGCAAGTCGGAAAAATCGGTTGGGCTTTACAATTTGTGCGTGGAAGGCCAAATGCGGGGCCAAGGATTGGGCACGGCCCTGGTGGAATCGGCGCAGGCACTCGCCGACAAATACGGCCTGCCGCTCACGCTCCAATGCCATGCGAGCCTGCGGAAATGGTACGAGGGCCAGGGGTTCCGGCAGACCGGCACCCTCAATGCGTTTTTTTGTGGGCCGGGACGCCGCTCTGATATACTCTAG
- a CDS encoding alpha/beta hydrolase family protein — protein sequence MARAIMALAAVLAASAALAQGPNPAQLSDGFPLPPSIAFSEWRQVARTDSYSEFRQVFPSAVASRFPANDTIELQVFLPTDAVGSPPVAILLHFWGATDNALERDLAVELASRGIASVVMPLPYHLTRTPAGYRSGELAIQPDPEELKQTMRQSVSDVQRTVDWIQSRREFAGSSIGVTGVSLGAIVSSLVFAVEPRIKSASFLLGGADLAHILMHSSRTVTQRRILESQGWTEDKLRENLRPIEPLTYLSPGDLRPAYVIEARNDTVVPPEDADKLASALANHTVLTLETGHYGGFLVKDRLIRSIAAFFDATLRGRPFSAPSKFYSPTIRFSLMADTQNGLQIGAGLDIWRSNDRSDIFATGFLTPTGPQAYFGFQLGKGVSLGAMFSRRGTSPGLVWSTIF from the coding sequence GTGGCAAGGGCGATCATGGCGTTAGCGGCGGTTTTGGCGGCATCCGCCGCATTGGCGCAGGGCCCAAACCCAGCGCAATTATCAGACGGATTCCCACTGCCTCCCAGTATCGCGTTTTCTGAATGGCGCCAGGTGGCCAGGACCGATTCGTATTCGGAATTCCGGCAAGTGTTCCCTTCGGCGGTGGCGAGCCGGTTCCCGGCAAACGACACTATCGAATTGCAAGTGTTCTTGCCGACAGATGCGGTGGGCTCTCCCCCAGTCGCCATCCTCCTTCACTTTTGGGGGGCGACAGACAATGCGCTCGAGCGGGATTTGGCGGTCGAGCTGGCATCGCGGGGGATCGCCTCTGTGGTGATGCCTTTGCCTTACCATTTGACGAGGACGCCGGCGGGTTACCGGAGCGGTGAGTTGGCGATCCAACCGGATCCAGAGGAACTCAAGCAGACGATGCGCCAATCGGTCTCCGATGTCCAACGGACGGTGGACTGGATCCAGAGCCGGCGCGAGTTCGCCGGTTCCAGCATCGGGGTGACGGGGGTGAGCCTGGGGGCGATCGTTTCCAGCCTTGTTTTCGCGGTGGAGCCGCGCATCAAATCGGCGAGTTTCCTGCTTGGAGGGGCCGATTTGGCGCATATTCTCATGCATTCATCGCGGACGGTCACCCAGCGGCGCATATTGGAATCCCAAGGATGGACTGAGGACAAACTGAGGGAAAATCTGCGCCCCATCGAACCGTTGACGTACCTCTCGCCCGGCGATTTGCGCCCAGCCTATGTCATCGAGGCCCGCAACGACACGGTTGTGCCGCCGGAAGACGCGGACAAACTGGCCTCTGCCCTGGCCAACCACACGGTTCTGACTTTGGAAACCGGGCATTACGGGGGTTTTTTGGTCAAAGACCGTTTGATCCGGAGCATCGCGGCGTTTTTTGACGCCACGCTGAGGGGGCGGCCGTTTTCGGCACCATCGAAGTTCTATTCGCCGACGATCCGCTTCAGCTTAATGGCCGACACGCAGAACGGGCTCCAAATCGGCGCGGGCTTGGATATCTGGCGCTCCAATGACCGCTCCGACATTTTTGCGACCGGCTTCCTGACTCCGACCGGCCCCCAGGCCTATTTTGGGTTCCAGCTTGGAAAAGGCGTGTCACTCGGAGCAATGTTTTCCCGCCGTGGAACGTCTCCTGGTTTGGTATGGAGCACCATCTTCTAG